In one window of Candidatus Bathyarchaeia archaeon DNA:
- a CDS encoding metallophosphoesterase produces the protein MKGVRLYYATDVHGSETCFKKFLNAGKLYKADVIIMGGDITGKTVTPIFESNNGYRCRLLGETVHAQGEKALRELEEKIRSIGSYPMVTDEEEYKIFQENGEKRLALFESIITANLRRWVEMADERLSSTDIECYISPGNDDIPAIDKVLEKAERIVNPNEKIVMVKGRHEMLSLGYSNITPWMCPRDVTEETLRDKLNRLAVEVQNPKLSIYNIHVPPYGTGLDEAPELDEQLRPKLEPGKGVKTKPVGSQAVRESLANQQPLLGLHGHIHESRGFARIGRTLCLNPGSEYQEGVLKGALIQVSEDRIRDFLFTTG, from the coding sequence GTGAAGGGGGTTAGGCTTTACTACGCCACCGACGTCCACGGCTCGGAAACATGCTTTAAGAAATTCCTCAACGCGGGTAAACTTTACAAGGCTGACGTCATCATCATGGGCGGAGACATCACAGGGAAAACGGTAACTCCCATATTCGAGTCAAATAACGGGTATCGATGCCGTTTACTGGGCGAAACCGTCCACGCACAAGGCGAGAAGGCTTTAAGGGAGCTTGAGGAGAAGATACGTTCGATAGGATCATACCCGATGGTGACCGACGAAGAAGAGTATAAAATCTTTCAGGAAAACGGGGAAAAACGCCTAGCCCTCTTCGAATCCATAATCACCGCCAACCTGCGGAGATGGGTTGAAATGGCTGATGAAAGACTTTCCAGCACGGACATAGAATGCTACATCTCCCCGGGCAACGACGACATCCCCGCCATAGACAAAGTATTGGAGAAAGCTGAGAGAATCGTCAATCCAAACGAGAAAATCGTCATGGTCAAAGGCCGACATGAAATGCTAAGCCTAGGATACTCGAATATCACGCCGTGGATGTGTCCAAGGGACGTAACCGAGGAAACGTTAAGGGATAAACTCAACCGCTTAGCGGTGGAAGTACAGAACCCAAAGTTAAGCATATACAACATCCACGTCCCACCTTATGGGACAGGCCTCGACGAAGCCCCAGAGCTGGACGAGCAGCTGAGGCCTAAACTCGAGCCTGGAAAGGGAGTTAAGACAAAGCCTGTGGGAAGCCAAGCCGTCAGGGAATCGCTCGCCAACCAACAACCCCTTCTAGGTTTGCATGGACACATCCACGAGTCGAGGGGCTTCGCGAGAATCGGCAGAACCCTCTGCCTAAACCCTGGAAGCGAGTATCAGGAAGGCGTATTAAAAGGAGCGTTAATACAGGTTTCAGAAGACAGAATCCGAGACTTCCTCTTCACCACAGGGTGA
- a CDS encoding APC family permease, which produces MANKILVRKSSGLVRNISAWDALILNVMFMAPTAVFVYGIWASAIYPGVHLPTTALLAIPISVIVGLFYAVYSAAMPRSGGDYVWVSRVLHPSIGFMINFFIFMVLLSVAGAYVPWLTQYALAPMLEFNGYSAAASTVASTEFTFLAAVIIYLIFAAIVSRGSKATTTTLWILFSLVFIGLIAYTITLLRVGPETFTTALKAQTGLDPQEAIRAAESAGFPGKFLLPATMLGLVFTYINFIGFNSSVYASGEIKEVQKSQLIAIIGSIVVFGFITWLAYQATYHGMGGTLIGALSYLWAVGDPAYKLPFSDGPFFMLLFQYAAGSKAMYNFVMICWSAMILGAILTYVAITVRLVFAWSFDRVVPTALSKVDSRYNSPYMALIFVTVIAIILQAAWLWTPLLNYFAYAVFGWMIAQSIAAISGIVFPLRRKDIWDKSPSIVRAKIGPVPVLGILGVLTIIVSAWLAYGSMSPALVGTIDPIILVFTFALFALALVIYAASSLYHRRVGIPLELTFKEIPPE; this is translated from the coding sequence GCGCCTACAGCCGTTTTCGTATATGGGATTTGGGCTTCAGCCATCTACCCTGGGGTTCACCTCCCAACAACGGCCTTGCTCGCCATTCCGATCAGCGTCATCGTAGGGTTATTCTACGCGGTTTACTCCGCTGCCATGCCTAGGTCGGGAGGCGACTACGTCTGGGTCAGCCGGGTGCTCCACCCATCCATCGGCTTCATGATCAACTTCTTCATCTTCATGGTCTTGCTCAGCGTCGCAGGAGCATATGTTCCATGGCTCACCCAGTACGCGTTAGCCCCTATGCTGGAGTTCAACGGGTACAGCGCAGCCGCCTCAACCGTCGCCTCAACGGAATTCACCTTCCTCGCGGCCGTCATCATATACCTAATCTTCGCCGCCATCGTTTCCAGGGGTTCAAAGGCGACCACCACCACACTGTGGATCCTGTTCAGCCTAGTCTTCATCGGGTTAATCGCGTACACCATAACTTTGCTCCGCGTCGGCCCAGAAACCTTCACCACCGCCCTCAAGGCTCAGACAGGGCTGGACCCACAGGAGGCAATCCGAGCGGCTGAATCCGCAGGTTTCCCAGGCAAGTTTCTGCTCCCCGCCACCATGCTCGGCTTAGTCTTCACCTACATAAACTTCATAGGGTTCAACTCCTCAGTCTACGCGTCCGGTGAAATCAAGGAGGTTCAGAAATCCCAGCTCATCGCCATCATAGGATCCATCGTCGTGTTCGGGTTCATCACATGGCTCGCCTACCAAGCCACATATCATGGAATGGGTGGAACGCTCATCGGAGCCCTCTCCTACCTATGGGCGGTAGGAGATCCCGCCTATAAACTGCCCTTCTCCGACGGCCCATTCTTCATGCTGCTGTTCCAATACGCCGCCGGCAGCAAAGCCATGTACAACTTCGTGATGATCTGCTGGTCCGCCATGATCCTGGGAGCCATCCTCACCTACGTGGCGATAACGGTGCGTCTTGTCTTCGCCTGGTCCTTTGACAGGGTTGTGCCAACCGCCCTCTCAAAGGTTGACTCGCGATACAACTCCCCGTATATGGCGTTGATCTTCGTCACCGTCATAGCCATCATCCTCCAAGCAGCGTGGCTTTGGACACCACTGCTCAACTACTTCGCCTACGCCGTGTTCGGGTGGATGATCGCCCAGAGCATCGCCGCCATATCAGGCATAGTGTTCCCACTCCGGAGAAAGGACATATGGGATAAATCGCCTTCCATCGTCAGGGCGAAGATCGGTCCCGTGCCAGTGCTTGGAATCCTAGGGGTTTTGACGATCATCGTTTCTGCTTGGCTGGCCTACGGCAGCATGTCGCCAGCCCTCGTTGGCACTATAGACCCCATCATCCTCGTCTTTACCTTCGCGCTGTTCGCCTTAGCCCTCGTCATATACGCGGCGTCCTCCTTATACCACCGCCGGGTTGGGATACCGTTAGAGTTAACTTTCAAGGAGATCCCGCCGGAGTAA